The Podospora bellae-mahoneyi strain CBS 112042 chromosome 7, whole genome shotgun sequence genomic sequence AACGGGGAGTCTGGAGAAGCTCCGGGTAGACGCGAAGGAGTCCTCACGTTGATTGTGACGTGCCTAGATGTCAATGCTGAAGGAGGCTCGGcatcgaggtcgaggggCTTCTGCTCGGGGGTGGTAGGTATTGTGGAAATGGTAGGGTCAGAGTCGACCTTCATGGCCGAGTCACTCTTCAGAGCGGCTGCCGGGACCTCACCGGCAGCAGGCGAGGGCGGAGACGATATTATCGTATCTACCGACCGGCTTCGGGAAACACTATTGAGAGAGGTACGGCGACGTTTCCGTGACGAGATATCGCTGTCGTCGAAGGGATTGGGGCGGGTCGAGCAGGGCTCAGAAGAGACGGCACGATCTCGCGAGTCTTCTGGTTGCAGAGCTCCAGCCATCTGGCTTGTACAAAGTAAATACCTGGTAAagctgctgcttgggctCCACTACGGAGGGAGCTGCGCTCGAGGAGACCCGGCGGCAGCTGTTCAGGGCTTGACGTGTTAGCATGTGGTGGTTTGCTAGGTGGGGGCGGGCGGATTGCTCTATGTGTGCTAtatgtggtggtgttggtggtggtgggtgcaCGGGCAATTAAGCAgcggaagaaaaagaaaaccagaGCTTCCAAAGAGCGGAAGCTCTGAGATGGCTTTGGTGGCGGTAAGCGAACGTGAGCAGGCCAGGGCAGATATGCCTTGAGCCAAGCAGAACCTTGTCTGAAGCTCAAACAATTCAGCAAAAAAGGGCTTGTTTGTCTGGCTTTCACGGCCAACTTAACCGCGCTGCAGAAAAGCGTGACGACTTTTTGGTGGTGCTGAAAGGTAggtgtgggggaggggaggttgagcttTGGGGGAGGTCTGATGTAAGTGGTAAACGGGACCTGGACTGTGAAGCGACAAGCGAGCGGGAGACCCTCGGTGGAGAGCTGGCTAGGCTACAGGGCTAGCGCCGAACAGGCAGACAGGCGGGCTGGGACTGACGGAGCAGCAGAGCACCTAGCCAGCATGGAAAACTGAGCGCAAAGACAAGACGGGACTCACCTTGATTCCAGTCGGGACCTGAcgaatgatgatgatggatggccGGAGTACATGTgtgagggagagagagctaTGGCCAGATGAACGGGAGCTGATCGGATGCTGTACTGGACAAATCTGGACGATGCCGATGCTCGATGAATGAGGGATGGCGAGACTGGCCCGTGGGTACTCTTCCAGTCTTTCTTTTGCAAGAGTGAATCGAAGTTATCGGATGTGGGGCAGCGAATCTACACTAAGCGGACCTGGGGGACAAGGCGGGGCAGGGTGGGGCAGACCTCTGTATTTAGTGACGGCTTCGAGAAAGACGCAGCCTTCTTTTTTCAGCTGTTCTTCAATTGGGATGCAGATCTATACCAGGCAGGTGAAACAGCTTCCATGTATGATTATTGTTGAGGGTTTGAGAGCAATGCGAGGCTGCTACGAGCTGCTCTTCTCTCAGCTGGTACTTGAGAAGCTAGGTAGCTTTCCGCGCCAAATGGAAGCATCCACAGCCCCGGCACTGCAGCTGTTTGTGCGTACGTCATCAACTCCACGGTGCTGGAAGAACACCTAGCTACGGCTTTTTATCAACCATTCGTATCGAAGAGGTCAGTTATTATGCTGTGTTcgtttattttatttttatttctttttttgcctttttgtcTTCGAGATCTTCAGCTGCTTATCTATTAAATCATTCCGACACGCACACGTGTACCTAGATACGTAGTATCTTGTAGGGTTGCATTCTGGAAGAGAAGGCTCGGGATCTTCTTTGTCAACAGCTGTCTTTCATCTTTGCTGCCCTGCCACTCATCCGTGCCCCATTCAAGTCCTTCTCGGATCTTGCAGACGGGGGCTCAAATGACTGCTTGACTGAGATTGACACATGCAAGAATCCGTTGAGGGAGTACCAAACCCAGCATGCAGCCCCTCTGCGAGATGCTTCCGAGTTCAAGtgacaacctggaagatATCTGCCAAGCAAATCAGCTTGAGAATTGtgggccgccgccgttcGCTGACACCTGCTGGCTCGGCCCGGCTCGTTGGAACCAAAGTTTCATTCtgtctccgccgccgccgccgccaaaaaaaaaaaaaacaagtaAACTCAATTCAGGATACGCCAAGACATCGAAATACTGTAGAGGTATCTACTGCGTAAACCGAGAAACTCTGactcctcttttttttttttttttcagtaTCCCCTTCTGCAAGATACTGGTATCAAAGCCAACCAAACAATGGAACGCAAAAGAATTGTCCACACGTTGGACACCCCATTTTCTGTCGTCGAGTGGTATGGAACGGCCCATGAATTCTTTGTCACAACCCGACCTGTATGCTGACCGGTACCACCACAGGCCACAAATAAGTcaagaagaccaagatgTAATTTTGGAGCTCCTCTGCCAGTGCGTTGTTTCTCTCGTACCCATGACTCTAGATGTCTCATCTCAAGTCTCTGACTAACCTCGCCTTCAGTTTGCTTTCGCCTCTTGGGACTCATCGAAGATTATTTGTCACGCCATCAAAAGGCATGAGAGATCGAAAACGCAAGCGTGCCCAAGATGAAGACCATGTTCCCCCAACTCCGGAGCTTGCTGGATATGTAGACGTGGGCCTGTCTCATATCTCCAGGACTCTCCAAACCATGTCTGGCAAGGACGCGAAGCCGTACAGCGTCGTCTTCGTGGCCCGGTCTGGTCAGTCGTCCGCGTTTCATTGCCATTTCCCCCAGATGGTTGCGCTCGCTTCTCGGTCTCAGCCGCCAGAAAAGGCTGTCAGGTTGGTTGGTATCTCCAAGGCATGTGAGGGCAACC encodes the following:
- the POP3 gene encoding RNase P and RNase MRP subunit (EggNog:ENOG503P6KZ; COG:S) — encoded protein: MERKRIVHTLDTPFSVVEWPQISQEDQDVILELLCHLLSPLGTHRRLFVTPSKGMRDRKRKRAQDEDHVPPTPELAGYVDVGLSHISRTLQTMSGKDAKPYSVVFVARSGQSSAFHCHFPQMVALASRSQPPEKAVRLVGISKACEGNLSAALGIPRVSSIALREDAPQAKGLVDFVREHVKPVEVAWLKEARAGQYLDTKIDAVPTKIGVKKKA